Proteins encoded in a region of the Clostridium sp. 'White wine YQ' genome:
- a CDS encoding aminotransferase class I/II-fold pyridoxal phosphate-dependent enzyme, which produces MTKVPMLEGLSEYRKLNLAPFSMPGHKLGRAFGKNMLELIPSSDITEVEGLDNLHNPQGIIKDAQELLKNCYESKSSYFLVNGSSSGNLSMIFAAFQEGDKVLIERNCHKSIYNGILLRKLKPVFLKNSVDENLDVTLGIDMNNFLQVLEEESDIKGIILTYPNYFGIGVNLKKIVEKCKEKGVKILLDAAHGAHFGFNKNLPENPLKYEIDMVVMSAHKTLPSLTQSAYLHINKEEYKEKIEFYLKIFTSTSPSYIFLVTLDYSRYYLQEKADKEYDILIDRINNFKDNVKKVPYIKVLSKEDLSSKWIFDTTKIVITQSGKYKSINLEKYLLEKGIQCEMSFGRTVVLISTPFNTQEDFDRLEKAILELRLVKNEEESHKEYSSYLDIQDGEIIEPYKILDKATALLDVSHITGHIAAENITPYPPGIPFIMMGEKISKEKKDKLIKLLEDNIDIIGIQDGKVKVVAN; this is translated from the coding sequence ATGACTAAAGTACCAATGTTAGAGGGTTTAAGCGAATATAGAAAATTAAATTTAGCACCTTTTTCAATGCCAGGTCATAAGTTAGGAAGGGCATTTGGTAAAAATATGCTAGAACTTATTCCAAGCTCAGATATTACAGAGGTTGAAGGTTTAGATAATTTGCATAATCCACAAGGAATAATTAAAGATGCACAAGAGCTATTAAAAAATTGTTATGAGAGTAAATCATCATACTTTTTAGTTAATGGGAGTTCTTCTGGTAACCTTTCAATGATATTCGCGGCATTTCAAGAAGGAGATAAGGTTTTAATTGAAAGAAATTGTCATAAATCTATTTACAATGGAATTTTGCTTAGAAAACTGAAACCAGTATTTCTTAAAAATTCTGTAGATGAAAATCTAGACGTGACATTGGGAATAGATATGAATAATTTCCTACAAGTACTGGAAGAAGAAAGTGATATTAAAGGGATTATTTTAACATATCCTAATTATTTTGGAATAGGAGTTAATTTAAAAAAAATCGTAGAAAAGTGCAAAGAAAAAGGTGTCAAGATATTATTAGATGCAGCACATGGAGCACATTTTGGGTTTAATAAAAACTTACCTGAAAATCCATTAAAATATGAAATTGATATGGTAGTAATGAGTGCACATAAGACACTACCATCCTTAACCCAAAGTGCTTATTTACATATAAATAAGGAAGAGTATAAAGAAAAGATAGAATTTTATCTTAAGATATTCACAAGTACAAGTCCATCATACATCTTTTTAGTGACTTTAGATTACAGTAGATATTATCTTCAAGAAAAAGCAGATAAAGAGTATGATATATTAATTGACAGAATTAATAATTTTAAAGATAATGTTAAAAAAGTCCCATATATAAAAGTTTTGAGCAAAGAAGACTTAAGTTCTAAGTGGATTTTTGATACAACTAAAATAGTTATTACTCAAAGTGGGAAATATAAATCTATTAACTTAGAAAAGTATTTACTTGAAAAAGGAATACAATGCGAAATGAGTTTTGGAAGAACTGTAGTACTTATCTCAACACCTTTTAATACTCAAGAAGATTTTGATAGGTTAGAAAAAGCAATTTTGGAATTGAGATTAGTTAAGAATGAAGAGGAAAGCCATAAAGAATACAGTTCATATTTAGATATACAAGATGGGGAAATTATTGAACCATATAAGATACTAGATAAAGCCACGGCTTTATTAGATGTAAGTCATATAACTGGGCATATAGCAGCTGAGAACATTACACCATATCCACCAGGTATACCATTTATAATGATGGGAGAGAAGATATCTAAAGAAAAAAAGGACAAGCTTATTAAATTATTAGAGGATAATATTGATATTATTGGAATTCAGGATGGAAAAGTTAAAGTAGTAGCTAATTAG
- a CDS encoding dTMP kinase — MAQGKLIIIESGSDASGKATQTQRLYDRLVKENYNVRKITYPNYDSPACAPVKMYLNGDFGKKPEDVNAYAASTFYAIDRFASYKTDWEDFYKNGGIIISDRYTTSNMVHQAVKMDKSEREKYLNWLYELEFDLYGLPIPDCVIFLDMPPEISQELMKERANKFTGGKEKDIHESNKEYLVNSYNNSLDIANKYNWDKIKCNDGDKLRSIEDIHNDIYNYVKKYL; from the coding sequence ATGGCTCAAGGTAAATTAATTATAATCGAAAGTGGATCAGATGCATCAGGAAAGGCTACACAAACTCAAAGGCTTTATGATAGATTAGTTAAGGAAAACTATAATGTAAGAAAAATAACATATCCTAATTATGATAGTCCTGCATGTGCACCAGTAAAGATGTATTTAAATGGTGACTTTGGAAAGAAACCTGAAGATGTTAATGCATATGCAGCTTCAACTTTTTATGCAATTGATAGATTTGCATCATATAAAACAGATTGGGAAGATTTCTACAAAAATGGTGGAATAATAATTTCAGACAGATATACAACTTCCAATATGGTACATCAAGCTGTTAAAATGGATAAAAGTGAACGAGAAAAATACCTAAATTGGTTATATGAATTAGAATTTGATCTATATGGGTTACCAATACCAGATTGTGTAATATTTTTAGATATGCCTCCAGAGATAAGTCAAGAACTTATGAAGGAAAGAGCAAATAAATTTACAGGTGGAAAAGAAAAAGATATTCATGAGAGTAATAAGGAATATTTAGTGAACTCATATAATAATAGTTTAGATATTGCAAATAAGTATAATTGGGACAAAATAAAATGTAATGACGGTGATAAATTAAGAAGTATAGAAGACATACATAACGATATATATAATTATGTAAAGAAGTACCTATAG
- a CDS encoding cyclic-di-AMP receptor, producing the protein MKLVITIVQDDDSVDLVEALTEGGFRVTKLATTGGFLKAGNTTLLIGVEKEKLDDVIAIIEDTCKTRDQLMVSPTPMVGTADVFMSYPVEVQVGGATVFVVDVDKFIKI; encoded by the coding sequence ATGAAGTTAGTCATTACAATAGTTCAAGATGATGATTCTGTTGATTTAGTTGAAGCTCTAACAGAAGGTGGATTTAGGGTAACTAAGCTTGCAACAACAGGAGGATTCTTAAAGGCTGGAAATACTACCTTGTTAATAGGAGTAGAAAAAGAAAAACTTGATGATGTAATTGCAATCATTGAAGATACATGTAAAACTAGAGATCAGTTAATGGTTTCACCAACACCAATGGTTGGAACAGCAGATGTATTTATGTCATATCCAGTTGAAGTTCAAGTGGGTGGGGCAACAGTGTTTGTAGTTGATGTAGATAAATTTATTAAGATTTAA
- a CDS encoding DNA polymerase III subunit delta', whose amino-acid sequence MEFIGHNEIRKVFNKLIDKNALSHAHLIIGEDGIGKSTLAKIFALRILDKKEERDYADIVHYRLKEKSIGIDEVRDIIQEVNKKPFEGEKKVVIIHKGNKLTIQAQNALLKTIEEPPKGVYIIILCESGEQILDTIKSRCQVHKLSPLSLLEVEEYINLKFNALDEDKKNAAIAYSSGIPGRAERFINDEKLANLRDLLCKLLEEIKTNNKEAVIRFEESFKNYKEDWEELLQVLLSFVRDISIYKEVENKKLIINSDKLHEIDRLSKEMSFIKLNKIVSIINDTRERLKSNTNFALTLNVMIVDLMEV is encoded by the coding sequence ATGGAGTTTATTGGTCATAATGAAATAAGAAAGGTTTTTAATAAGCTTATAGACAAAAATGCACTCTCTCATGCTCATTTAATTATAGGAGAAGACGGCATAGGAAAAAGTACTCTCGCAAAAATCTTTGCTTTAAGAATATTAGATAAGAAGGAAGAACGAGATTATGCAGACATTGTACATTACAGGCTTAAGGAAAAATCTATAGGGATTGATGAAGTTAGAGACATAATACAAGAGGTAAATAAAAAGCCCTTCGAAGGAGAAAAGAAAGTAGTTATAATACATAAGGGCAATAAGCTTACAATTCAAGCTCAAAATGCGTTACTTAAAACTATAGAGGAGCCTCCTAAAGGAGTATATATAATAATATTATGTGAAAGTGGAGAACAAATTTTGGATACGATAAAGTCAAGATGTCAGGTTCATAAGCTTTCACCATTAAGTTTATTAGAGGTAGAAGAATATATTAATTTGAAATTTAATGCTTTAGATGAAGATAAGAAAAATGCTGCGATTGCATATAGTAGTGGAATTCCAGGAAGAGCAGAACGTTTTATTAATGATGAAAAGTTAGCGAACTTAAGAGATTTATTATGTAAACTTTTAGAAGAGATAAAGACTAATAATAAAGAGGCTGTAATAAGGTTTGAAGAAAGTTTTAAAAATTATAAAGAGGATTGGGAAGAGCTTTTACAAGTTTTACTTTCATTTGTTAGGGATATCTCAATTTATAAAGAAGTTGAAAATAAGAAGTTAATTATAAATAGTGATAAGCTTCATGAAATAGATAGATTATCAAAAGAAATGAGTTTTATAAAGTTAAATAAAATAGTAAGTATAATAAATGATACAAGAGAAAGACTAAAGAGTAATACAAATTTTGCATTAACATTAAATGTTATGATTGTAGATCTTATGGAGGTTTAA
- a CDS encoding PSP1 domain-containing protein, producing MIKVVGIRFKKAGKIYYFDPIDTGAKKGDYVIVETARGIEFGECVIGEKEISEEEIISPLKTVLRVANQEDKDKHKENKDKEKDAFEICLKKIEEHQLNMKLIDVEYTFDNNKVIFYFTADGRVDFRELVKDLATIFKTRIELRQIGVRDEAKMLGGLGPCGRQLCCSSFLGDFASVSIKMAKEQNLSLNPTKISGICGRLMCCLNYEQSTYEDIRKRLPRVGSVVATDDGKGEVVANNTVKEIVKVRMPFGEEEIIREYNIQDVELVSGTYEDSVDDGEIKLVIEDDADKALIKDLIKGN from the coding sequence ATGATAAAAGTTGTAGGGATACGCTTTAAAAAAGCGGGTAAAATATATTATTTTGATCCAATAGATACTGGAGCAAAAAAAGGTGACTATGTAATAGTAGAAACTGCCAGAGGAATAGAATTTGGAGAATGTGTAATTGGGGAAAAAGAGATCTCTGAAGAAGAGATTATATCACCATTAAAAACAGTTTTAAGAGTAGCAAACCAAGAAGATAAGGATAAGCATAAAGAAAATAAAGATAAAGAAAAAGATGCCTTTGAAATATGTTTAAAAAAGATAGAAGAGCACCAATTAAATATGAAACTTATTGATGTTGAGTATACATTTGATAATAACAAAGTAATTTTCTATTTTACTGCTGATGGAAGAGTAGATTTTAGAGAATTAGTAAAGGATTTAGCTACAATATTTAAAACAAGAATTGAATTAAGACAGATAGGAGTTAGAGACGAAGCTAAAATGTTAGGAGGACTTGGACCATGTGGTAGACAACTATGTTGTTCAAGTTTCTTAGGAGATTTTGCTTCGGTATCAATTAAGATGGCTAAGGAACAAAATCTTTCTTTAAATCCTACTAAGATCTCAGGAATTTGTGGAAGATTAATGTGTTGCTTAAATTATGAACAAAGTACTTATGAAGATATTAGAAAGAGATTACCTAGAGTAGGATCAGTCGTTGCTACTGATGACGGTAAAGGTGAAGTTGTAGCAAATAATACAGTTAAGGAAATTGTTAAAGTTAGAATGCCATTTGGGGAAGAAGAAATTATCAGAGAATATAATATCCAAGATGTTGAGTTAGTATCTGGAACTTATGAAGATAGTGTAGATGATGGTGAAATTAAATTAGTAATAGAAGATGATGCAGATAAAGCATTAATAAAGGATTTAATAAAGGGAAATTAA
- a CDS encoding heavy-metal-associated domain-containing protein, producing the protein MKSSLRIAGMKTAEDVRKIKNAIASNQGVVACEISREKGEANIIYDDYFTAIDKIIDSVESLGYTVV; encoded by the coding sequence ATGAAATCTTCATTAAGGATTGCAGGAATGAAGACTGCTGAAGATGTACGAAAGATAAAAAATGCAATAGCATCTAACCAAGGGGTTGTAGCATGTGAAATAAGTAGAGAGAAGGGCGAAGCTAATATAATATATGACGATTATTTTACTGCAATAGATAAAATTATCGATTCAGTGGAATCTTTAGGTTATACTGTAGTATAA
- a CDS encoding DUF362 domain-containing protein, giving the protein MAYKIEDSCVSCGACAAECPVNAISQGDTQFVIDAGSCIDCGNCANVCPVGAPVQE; this is encoded by the coding sequence ATGGCATATAAAATCGAAGATTCTTGCGTAAGCTGCGGAGCATGCGCTGCTGAATGCCCAGTAAATGCAATAAGCCAAGGAGATACACAATTTGTTATAGATGCAGGTTCTTGTATCGATTGTGGAAACTGTGCTAATGTTTGCCCAGTAGGAGCACCAGTTCAAGAATAA
- a CDS encoding MBL fold metallo-hydrolase — protein sequence MVEIIWFGHSCFLIKTSTGRKILMDPFDETLGYPTVEEEVDIITISHNHFDHNYINKLNSSCNICREPIKYSFNFCSIEGFVSYHDNLNGMKRGPNIIFVVEIDGLRICHLGDLGHIPTKESRRLLEPIDILMIPIGGNYTINGKDASLLTKLLNPKFVIPMHYSTPYVSASINGAEDFLISMRNIHSLEGNKLNTSSLDFNVSEPKVIFFSISDL from the coding sequence ATGGTGGAAATTATATGGTTTGGTCATTCTTGTTTTCTAATTAAAACATCCACTGGGAGAAAAATTCTTATGGATCCTTTTGATGAAACTTTAGGCTATCCAACTGTTGAGGAAGAGGTTGATATTATAACCATATCTCACAATCATTTTGATCATAATTATATTAATAAATTAAATTCTTCATGTAATATTTGCAGAGAACCTATAAAATATTCCTTCAATTTTTGTAGCATAGAGGGATTTGTTTCTTATCATGATAATTTGAATGGAATGAAAAGAGGGCCAAATATCATATTTGTAGTAGAAATTGATGGATTAAGAATATGCCATTTAGGAGACCTAGGACATATTCCAACTAAGGAAAGTAGAAGGTTATTAGAGCCAATTGATATTCTGATGATTCCTATTGGTGGTAACTATACAATTAATGGGAAGGATGCTAGCTTATTAACTAAATTACTTAATCCTAAATTTGTTATTCCTATGCATTACAGCACCCCTTATGTATCTGCTTCAATTAATGGGGCTGAAGACTTCTTAATATCAATGAGAAATATACATTCTTTAGAAGGTAATAAACTAAATACCTCTTCTTTAGATTTTAATGTTTCCGAACCTAAAGTAATATTCTTTTCTATTTCTGATTTATAA
- a CDS encoding CtsR family transcriptional regulator — MARLSDVIEGFIKSLILESEDKQLQIQRNELADRFSCAPSQINYVLTTRFSHEKGYLIESRRGGGGYIVIRKVQYDNHKRRKELIDESIGDSITYHNAIALLESLYDADIIDEREFEIIKMVINERTLNSVENKNKLRADILKATVALLLS, encoded by the coding sequence ATGGCAAGATTATCAGACGTAATTGAGGGATTTATAAAAAGCTTGATATTAGAAAGCGAAGATAAGCAACTACAAATTCAAAGAAATGAATTAGCAGATAGATTTAGTTGTGCCCCATCTCAAATTAATTATGTACTAACTACAAGATTTAGTCATGAAAAAGGATATTTGATTGAGAGTAGAAGAGGCGGCGGAGGATATATTGTAATAAGAAAAGTGCAATATGATAATCATAAGAGAAGAAAAGAATTAATAGATGAAAGTATTGGAGATTCTATAACATACCATAATGCTATAGCACTGCTTGAAAGCCTATATGATGCAGACATTATAGATGAAAGGGAATTTGAGATTATAAAGATGGTAATCAATGAAAGAACTTTAAATTCTGTGGAGAATAAAAATAAATTAAGAGCTGACATTTTAAAAGCTACAGTTGCATTATTATTATCATAA
- a CDS encoding UvrB/UvrC motif-containing protein encodes MLCERCNKNEATVHMVKIINGNKSEVRLCEKCAADISDIPVSTSFEEFDGFPLQSILGGLVDYYNKNSKTQTESDIYCKKCGMAYNEFKKTGLLGCNECYESFSKSLSPIIKRVQGDVEHIGKIPEKCGKEILEKNKILKLKEELQKAILAEEYERAAEIRDEIKVLQDKLGE; translated from the coding sequence ATGTTATGTGAGAGGTGTAACAAAAATGAAGCTACAGTTCATATGGTTAAGATTATTAATGGAAATAAAAGTGAAGTAAGGTTGTGTGAAAAGTGTGCAGCTGACATATCTGATATACCTGTAAGTACTTCCTTTGAAGAATTTGATGGATTTCCACTTCAAAGTATACTAGGAGGGCTTGTAGATTATTACAATAAAAATAGTAAAACGCAAACAGAGAGCGACATATACTGTAAGAAATGTGGTATGGCCTATAATGAATTTAAGAAAACTGGGTTACTTGGATGTAATGAGTGTTATGAGAGTTTTTCAAAATCTTTAAGTCCTATAATAAAGAGAGTTCAAGGAGATGTTGAGCACATAGGAAAAATTCCTGAGAAATGCGGTAAAGAGATTTTGGAAAAAAATAAGATATTAAAACTAAAAGAAGAATTACAAAAAGCAATTTTAGCTGAAGAGTATGAAAGAGCAGCAGAAATAAGAGATGAAATCAAAGTACTACAAGATAAATTAGGAGAATAG
- a CDS encoding protein arginine kinase — protein sequence MESWIECNKENIVISSRVRLARNLKEFPFPNKLTKEEGAQIGQKVRDAFMESVSEDDKYNTYNLWEVTPNLAKSFVEKHLISPNLVKNSNVASFIVDNNETISLMINEEDHIRLQCISGGYNIREVYEKADTIDSLLENKLEYAFHEKLGYLTACPTNLGTAMRVSVMVHLPALTLNNEMNKLLKGLAQVGMTIRGLYGEGSKGEGNLYQISNQVTLGVTDEDILNNLEAVTLQVVSQEKQLREIYLKQYKYELEDKVFRARALLESSRILTLKEGLSLLSNLRLGVELGIIEDITIKKLNKILIYSQNATLQNHLGIGLKERDLNIERANIIRKILLET from the coding sequence ATGGAAAGTTGGATAGAATGTAATAAAGAGAATATTGTTATATCTAGCAGAGTAAGGCTAGCAAGAAATCTAAAAGAATTCCCATTCCCTAATAAATTAACTAAAGAAGAAGGTGCACAGATAGGACAAAAAGTAAGGGATGCTTTTATGGAGTCTGTTTCTGAAGATGATAAGTATAATACTTATAATTTATGGGAAGTAACTCCTAACTTAGCAAAAAGTTTTGTTGAGAAGCATTTAATAAGTCCTAATCTTGTTAAAAATAGTAATGTGGCTTCTTTCATAGTGGATAACAATGAAACAATTAGTTTGATGATAAATGAAGAAGACCATATAAGATTACAATGTATATCAGGAGGATATAATATAAGGGAAGTATATGAAAAAGCGGATACAATTGATTCTTTGCTTGAAAATAAGCTTGAGTATGCATTTCATGAAAAGCTTGGATATTTGACAGCATGTCCTACAAACTTAGGAACAGCTATGAGAGTTTCAGTTATGGTTCATTTGCCAGCGTTGACTTTAAATAATGAAATGAATAAATTACTTAAAGGCTTGGCACAAGTAGGAATGACTATAAGAGGATTATATGGTGAAGGCTCCAAAGGAGAAGGAAATCTTTATCAAATATCAAATCAGGTAACCTTAGGAGTTACAGATGAAGATATCTTAAATAATTTAGAAGCTGTGACTTTACAGGTTGTTTCTCAAGAAAAGCAATTGAGAGAAATATATCTTAAACAGTATAAATACGAGCTTGAAGATAAAGTATTTAGAGCACGTGCATTGCTAGAGAGTTCCAGGATACTTACATTGAAAGAGGGGTTATCCTTATTATCAAATTTAAGATTAGGTGTAGAACTTGGAATAATAGAAGATATAACTATTAAGAAATTGAATAAGATATTGATTTATTCTCAGAATGCTACTTTGCAGAATCACTTGGGTATAGGCTTAAAGGAAAGAGATTTAAACATTGAGAGAGCAAATATAATCAGAAAGATTTTATTAGAAACTTAG
- a CDS encoding ATP-dependent Clp protease ATP-binding subunit has protein sequence MMYGKFTERAQRVILKAQKHSQNFKHGYIGTEHILLGIIAEDGISKDLLQEYGVKEDQVINLLHQYVGEGDFESVKEDIPLTPRTKRLLDLSLLEARNLGQNYISPEHMLLAMVNEREGVAFTILNTLNVNFDKVKKDLIAALSANTNNPQSNAEEGKRKHREETPTLDQYGRDLTDMAMEGNLDPVVGRDEETQRVLEILCRRIKNNPCLIGDPGVGKTAIAEGLAQKIVEGNIPEILKEKRVVSLDISSMIAGAKYRGEFEDRLKKVMEEIRNVGNVILFIDEMHTIVGAGGAEGAIDASNILKPALARGEIQCIGATTIDEYRKYIEKDSALERRFQPINVGEPSKEETLQILKGLRDKYEAHHRVKITDEALDAAVNLSDRYITDRYMPDKAIDLIDEASAKVRIENLTAPPDLKEIEELIDKTKKEKDDAITVQDFEKAASLRDKEKELREKLEGLKNNWSAQTSVQTQIVDAEKIAAVVSKWTKVPVEKLTEKEADKLLKLEEILHNRVIGQKEAVKSVARAVRRARVGLKDPNRPIGSFIFLGPTGVGKTELSKALAEAMFGDENSIIRIDMSEYMEKFSVSRLIGSPPGYVGYDEGGQLTEAVRRKPYSVILLDEIEKAHPDVFNILLQILEDGRLTDSKGKTVNFKNTIIIMTSNLGAHMLKKQKTLGFSIDENKAESEYEKMKGNIMDELKRSFRPEFLNRIDDTIVFHSLEEEDLIQIIDLMLDSIVKRVDEQEIHLEFDEESKRALIKEGSDLTYGARPLRRIITKKVEDKLAEELLKGSIKKGDKVKVTSEEEGLVFTPLTPV, from the coding sequence ATGATGTATGGTAAATTTACAGAGAGAGCTCAAAGGGTCATATTAAAAGCTCAAAAGCATTCTCAAAACTTTAAACATGGATACATTGGAACAGAGCATATTCTACTAGGAATAATAGCTGAAGATGGAATAAGCAAAGATTTATTGCAAGAATACGGAGTAAAAGAAGACCAAGTAATCAATTTACTTCATCAATATGTAGGAGAAGGGGATTTTGAATCTGTTAAGGAGGATATACCATTAACTCCTAGAACTAAAAGATTATTAGACTTAAGCTTATTAGAAGCTAGGAATTTAGGTCAAAATTATATTTCCCCAGAACATATGTTACTTGCAATGGTAAATGAAAGAGAGGGGGTTGCTTTTACAATTCTAAATACCTTAAATGTTAATTTTGATAAGGTAAAAAAGGATTTAATAGCAGCACTTTCGGCTAATACAAATAATCCACAGAGTAATGCTGAAGAAGGAAAAAGAAAGCATAGAGAAGAAACTCCAACTTTAGATCAGTATGGTAGAGATTTAACTGATATGGCAATGGAAGGAAACCTAGATCCTGTAGTAGGAAGAGATGAAGAAACACAGAGGGTTTTAGAAATTCTTTGTAGGAGAATTAAAAACAATCCATGCTTAATAGGAGATCCAGGGGTTGGTAAAACAGCTATAGCAGAAGGATTAGCTCAAAAGATCGTTGAAGGGAATATACCTGAAATATTAAAAGAAAAAAGAGTAGTTTCCTTAGATATAAGTTCAATGATAGCTGGAGCAAAATATAGAGGTGAATTTGAAGATAGACTTAAAAAAGTAATGGAAGAGATAAGGAATGTCGGCAATGTTATACTCTTCATTGATGAAATGCATACAATAGTTGGAGCAGGTGGAGCAGAGGGTGCAATAGATGCATCAAATATACTAAAACCAGCATTGGCTAGAGGTGAGATTCAATGTATTGGAGCCACAACTATAGATGAATATAGAAAATATATAGAGAAGGACTCTGCATTAGAAAGAAGATTTCAACCTATAAATGTTGGAGAACCATCAAAGGAAGAAACCTTACAAATACTTAAAGGGTTAAGAGATAAGTATGAAGCTCACCATAGAGTAAAAATAACAGATGAAGCTTTGGATGCAGCAGTAAACTTATCAGATAGATATATCACAGATAGATATATGCCAGATAAAGCAATAGATTTAATTGACGAGGCTTCAGCAAAGGTTAGAATAGAAAATCTTACAGCACCACCTGATTTAAAAGAAATAGAAGAATTAATTGATAAAACAAAGAAAGAAAAAGATGATGCTATTACAGTGCAAGATTTTGAAAAAGCAGCTTCATTAAGAGATAAAGAAAAAGAGTTAAGAGAAAAATTGGAAGGACTTAAAAACAATTGGAGTGCACAAACTTCAGTTCAAACTCAGATAGTTGATGCTGAAAAAATTGCAGCAGTTGTATCTAAATGGACAAAAGTTCCAGTAGAAAAACTTACTGAAAAAGAAGCGGATAAATTATTAAAACTTGAAGAGATTCTTCATAATAGAGTGATAGGTCAAAAAGAGGCAGTTAAGTCTGTAGCAAGAGCAGTGAGAAGAGCTAGAGTAGGACTTAAAGATCCAAATAGACCTATTGGGTCATTTATATTCCTTGGACCTACTGGGGTAGGAAAAACTGAACTTTCAAAGGCATTAGCAGAAGCTATGTTTGGGGATGAAAATAGCATAATAAGAATCGATATGTCAGAATATATGGAGAAATTCTCAGTTTCAAGATTAATAGGATCTCCTCCAGGTTATGTTGGATATGATGAAGGAGGACAGTTAACTGAAGCAGTAAGAAGAAAACCATATTCTGTTATACTTCTAGATGAAATAGAAAAAGCACATCCAGATGTATTTAATATTCTTCTTCAAATATTAGAAGATGGTAGATTGACTGACTCTAAAGGAAAAACAGTAAACTTTAAAAACACCATTATTATAATGACATCAAATCTTGGAGCTCATATGCTTAAGAAACAGAAGACTTTAGGTTTTTCAATTGATGAAAATAAAGCCGAGAGTGAGTATGAAAAAATGAAGGGGAATATTATGGATGAGCTAAAGCGAAGCTTTAGACCTGAATTCTTAAATAGAATTGATGATACAATAGTATTCCATAGCCTTGAAGAAGAAGATTTAATTCAAATTATTGATCTTATGTTAGATTCAATAGTAAAGAGAGTAGATGAGCAAGAAATTCACTTAGAATTTGACGAGGAGAGTAAAAGGGCTTTAATAAAAGAAGGTAGTGACTTAACTTATGGAGCAAGACCATTAAGGAGAATTATTACTAAAAAGGTTGAAGATAAGCTTGCAGAGGAATTACTTAAAGGAAGCATCAAAAAAGGTGATAAGGTAAAAGTAACTAGTGAGGAAGAGGGATTAGTCTTTACACCACTTACTCCAGTTTAG